In Rutidosis leptorrhynchoides isolate AG116_Rl617_1_P2 chromosome 2, CSIRO_AGI_Rlap_v1, whole genome shotgun sequence, one genomic interval encodes:
- the LOC139889234 gene encoding uncharacterized protein, which translates to MREFYCYRIQQRENEGTTILRGGRLFQQYLVDAYTAVEEQRLKWLRNHQNELRTDLYNNVCDAVTRGDTRASAIGKRIILPATHTGSPRYMVQSYQDAMALCREFDNPDLFITFTSNPKWPEIEAMLSYIDGQRAPDRPEIVARVFKQKLDAMMADIMKAHIFGTCEAGIYIIEFQKRGLPHVHMLIWLTANFKCKTLEDIDDIISAEIPSKTNDPDAYKAVTEYMLHGPCGGNILDAPCIIDKKCSKHFPKPFNAQTTIDEDGYAHYRRRNTGIKVSKGKGTLDNGFVVPYNRYLLLKYNAHINVEWCNRSRAIKYLFKYLNKGPDRATIVIQENLGPSNGSARELVTEVDEIKNYLDCRYLSPCEAVWRMFSYDIHFSKPSVIKLSYHLPNHHTITLRDSENLPALLHRESIKETMFNDWFELNKRDPSARHLTYAKIPKNYVWNQDAKTWTRRKQGSCIGRIVYSHPASGERYYLRLLLNKVKGPQTYEEIRTVDGTLHPTFKDACFAYGLINDDREWTTAITEARLWASGAQLRDLFVTILLFCNVTKPLTLWELNWEALAEDILYKKRKLYNFPDLILSESQLKNYCLLEIQDILNKHGKSLSDFPDLPQPDPALLTQLDNRLIREELNYNLAELRTKHQNLYVCLNPEQLALYNQVLSAVTQQTGGLFFLYGPGGTGKTFVYKTILTKLRSEKLIALAVASSGIASLLLPGGRTAHSRFVIPLELMENSTCGIKQQTHLAELMQEVRLIIWDEAPMTQRFAFEALDKTLKDILGAKNEANRSKLFGGVPVLLGGDFRQILPVIPKGKRQEIVQACINRSELWQSCQLHTLSRIMRVNEYTTDGQVDPRKQQFNKWVLDIGDGKVPAVCKDGEEEPTWIEIPDEFMVKSDKPPIDAIVDTIFPDFLENHENEDYLSERAILTPRNDDADQINKHMFKKLQGQTMTYKSSDEICKGSTDSIDQHQSYPVEYLNKLNFPGVPPHKLKLKIGQPIMLLRNLYPSAGMCNRTCLIITDFQKFIIQARIITGSHVGNMVIIPRIVLTSAQTKWPFVMQRVQFPVRPCYAMTINKSRGQSLDYVGLYLPKPVFSHGQLYVALSRVTNPKGLKIVIVGDSQGRLHNYTRNVVYKETFHNLNQNI; encoded by the exons ATGCGAGAATTCTATTGTTATCGAATTCAACAACGCGAAAATGAGGGGACAACTATCCTTAGAGGTGGAAGGCTATTCCAACAATATTTAGTGGACGCTTACACAGCGGTCGAAGAACAGCGACTGAAGTGGCTTAGGAATCATCAAAATGAGCTCCGCACCGACCTATACAATAACGTCTGCGACGCTGTTACCCGGGGCGACACCCGGGCGAGCGCAATTGGAAAGCGGATAATTCTCCCGGCCACGCATACAGGTAGCCCACGCTATATGGTTCAGAGCTACCAGGATGCAATGGCGTTGTGTCGAGAATTTGATAACCCTGATTTGTTCATCACCTTCACGTCCAACCCCAAATGGCCCGAAATTGAAGCGATGCTTTCTTATATTGACGGTCAACGGGCACCGGATAGACCCGAAATTGTAGCAAGAGTGTTCAAACAAAAGCTCGATGCCATGATGGCTGATATCATGAAAGCTCACATATTTGGCACATGCGAAGCAG GCATCTATATAATTGAATTTCAAAAGCGCGGATTACCTCATGTACATATGCTAATTTGGCTAACAGCAAACTTTAAATGTAAGACTTTGGAAGACATCGATGATATCATCTCCGCTGAAATCCCATCCAAAACAAACGATCCGGATGCCTATAAAGCTGTTACAGAATACATGTTACATGGTCCATGCGGTGGGAATATCTTGGATGCACCTTGCATTATCGATAAAAAGTGCTCTAAACATTTCCCAAAGCCCTTCAACGCACAAACAACCATAGATGAGGATGGATACGCACACTATCGACGACGAAATACTGGAATAAAAGTCAGTAAAGGAAAGGGCACACTTGACAACGGCTTTGTTGTACCTTATAATAGATATCTCCTTCTCAAATACAATGCTCATATCAACGTAGAATGGTGTAACCGATCTCGGGCCATTAAGTACTTATTTAAATACTTAAACAAAGGTCCCGATCGAGCAACTATAGTAATTCAAGAAAACCTCGGCCCGTCCAACGGATCCGCACGAGAACTGGTTACTGAAGTCGATGAAATCAAGAATTATTTGGACTGCCGGTATCTATCCCCGTGTGAGGCAGTCTGGAGAATGTTTTCATACGACATTCACTTCTCCAAGCCATCGGTCATAAAGTTGTCGTACCATCTACCGAATCACCATACAATCACATTGCGTGATTCAGAAAACCTACCTGCACTGTTGCATAGGGAGAGTATCAAAGAAACCATGTTCAATGATTGGTTTGAGCTTAACAAACGAGACCCCTCTGCACGACACCTTACTTATGCAAAAATCCCTAAAAATTATGTTTGGAATCAGGACGCGAAAACGTGGACGCGTCGAAAACAGGGAAGCTGCATTGGACGCATCGTCTACTCACACCCAGCATCTGGCGAGCGTTATTATCTCAGGTTGTTGTTAAACAAAGTAAAGGGCCCCCAAACGTATGAAGAAATACGTACCGTCGATGGAACTTTGCATCCCACATTTAAAGATGCGTGTTTCGCGTATGGGTTGATCAATGACGATAGAGAGTGGACAACAGCTATAACTGAGGCAAGATTATGGGCATCTGGTGCACAACTCCGGGATTTGTTTGTCACGATTTTACTTTTTTGCAATGTAACTAAACCCCTGACCCTGTGGGAACTAAATTGGGAGGCTTTGGCCGAAGACATCCTCTACAAAAAACGCAAACTCTACAACTTCCCTGATTTGATCCTCAGTGAGTCGCAACTTAAAAACTATTGTTTGTTGGAAATTCAAGACATCTTGAACAAACATGGTAAATCATTAAGTGATTTCCCGGATCTACCCCAACCTGACCCAGCCCTCCTGACACAACTAGACAACCGTCTAATTCGCGAAGAGTTAAACTACAATCTCGCTGAATTAAGGACTAAACATCAGAACCTGTACGTATGCCTGAACCCGGAACAGCTCGCGCTATATAACCAAGTCCTCTCAGCGGTAACTCAACAAACAGGTGGCCTTTTTTTCCTCTATGGTCCCGGAGGTACCGGGAAAACTTTTGTCTACAAGACCATTCTTACAAAATTAAGGTCCGAGAAACTAATAGCACTTGCCGTTGCATCTTCAG GTATCGCTTCGCTACTTTTACCGGGAGGCCGGACCGCCCACAGTAGATTTGTGATCCCTCTTGAACTTATGGAAAATAGCACATGCGGGATCAAACAGCAAACACACCTTGCAGAACTAATGCAAGAAGTCAGGTTAATCATATGGGATGAAGCTCCCATGACTCAGAGGTTTGCATTCGAGGCTTTAGACAAAACGCTAAAAGATATTTTAGGTGCTAAAAATGAGGCGAACCGAAGCAAACTATTTGGCGGAGTCCCAGTTTTACTTGGTGGTGACTTCCGACAAATATTGCCCGTCATACCAAAAGGAAAGAGACAGGAAATTGTACAAGCATGCATTAACCGATCTGAGTTATGGCAAAGCTGCCAGCTACACACGCTATCCCGCATTATGCGGGTCAACGAATATACAACAGATGGTCAAGTTGACCCTCGAAAACAGCAATTCAATAAATGGGTTCTAGATATTGGAGACGGTAAGGTACCGGCGGTTTGTAAAGATGGCGAAGAGGAACCAACATGGATCGAGATCCCCGACGAATTCATGGTTAAATCAGATAAACCTCCAATTGATGCGATTGTAGATACCATTTTCCCCGATTTTCTTGAAAACCACGAAAATGAAGACTACTTGAGTGAGAGAGCAATTTTAACACCCCGGAACGATGACGCAGACcagattaacaaacatatgtttaaGAAACTGCAGGGACAAACTATGACATACAAAAGCTCAGATGAAATATGCAAGGGTTCAACCGATTCAATCGATCAACACCAATCGTACCCGGTCGAATATTTAAATAAACTAAATTTTCCCGGAGTACCTCCTCACAAGCTCAAACTCAAGATAGGTCAACCAATAATGCTCCTGCGAAATTTATACCCGAGTGCAGGCATGTGTAACAGGACCTGCCTCATCATCACAGACTTCCAAAAATTCATTATTCAAGCTCGGATCATTACCGGTTCACATGTAGGTAACATGGTCATCATACCGAGAATTGTGTTAACTTCCGCCCAAACAAAATGGCCTTTTGTTATGCAGCGGGTTCAATTTCCAGTTAGGCCCTGCTACGCCATGACAATTAACAAGAGCCGGGGGCAATCGCTAGACTACGTGGGCCTCTACTTGCCAAAACCAGTTTTCAGCCACGGACAACTATACGTCGCGCTCTCAAGAGTCACTAACCCTAAAGGTCTAAAAATAGTCATCGTTGGTGATAGTCAGGGACGGCTTCATAACTACACAAGAAACGTCGTTTACAAGGAGACCTTCCACAACCTTAACCAAAATATTTAG
- the LOC139889235 gene encoding replication protein A 70 kDa DNA-binding subunit B-like, producing the protein MAVAIQYPSVQSNQRSYSYLNELQVGQEAEVRIMICRTWDTHTKYGKYLSTEFISSDEQGNVIQLTARSTVAHCFISRLKEGTVYSLNKFEVIPNKDDYRLLRDNKVLIQLQGSTFLRRISGSAQEGFVRHPFACVPFEELQPNGGQFLIDVVGCVVNVGSVTPQKSGSSTLEFELVNESHRRVRVTLWGKLGDSFLAMRTDAPAQYSIILSSVATRKDYYGTDFYSPLMHSRFHIPPPPPNRSPPLSAGGTSLSSMSATLIIDDTQIPTLDEFINKISGMQFPDVTGDLAPQGQFPAPIEGSIADLLGLARRGKNNVADVFKCKVELTNIRMKNSWYYNSCSICEAKKSISRQYGGFWCESCDKNDPEPIARFRIQFDVRDSTGETVVVLFDETAEPLTGTTAKALLAGQDAATCTTVLPNALANLLTTSQVLLLKINSYYEHGTYESFNCIKVYLDEKPHASVLAKSVEPATFYPAAKGGAASTLPSSTTPKGVKRSIEISTPTKALERPSRRKFVVTTSDSEDDPPAGAVNETDKAGLSQFKRTFSFIGFPVWPYDMARKNNLIVLVFE; encoded by the exons ATGGCAGTTGCAATCCAATACCCGTCAGTCCAGTCTAACCAAAGAAGTTATTCGTATCTTAATGAGTTGCAGGTTGGTCAGGAAGCGGAGGTTCGAATCATGATATGCCGCACTTGGGATACCCACACCAAATATGGGAAATACCTGAGTACTGAGTTCATATCAAGTGATGAGCAG GGTAACGTGATTCAGTTGACTGCTAGGAGCACCGTAGCTCACTGTTTTATCTCCAGACTAAAGGAAGGAACGGTTTACTCGCTCAACAAATTCGAGGTTATCCCCAATAAGGATGACTACCGCCTCCTGAGGGATAACAAGGTCCTAATTCAGCTGCAGGGCTCCACCTTCCTCAGGCGAATATCAGGTTCTGCGCAGGAAGGGTTTGTCCGCCATCCGTTTGCTTGCGTTCCTTTTGAAGAGTTGCAGCCAAATGGTGGCCAATTCTTAATAG ATGTTGTGGGGTGTGTTGTGAATGTGGGCTCCGTTACCCCTCAAAAAAGCGGGTCGAGCACCCTCGAGTTCGAGCTGGTCAATGAGAG CCATCGAAGAGTCCGGGTCACATTGTGGGGCAAATTAGGTGACTCTTTCCTTGCTATGAGAACCGATGCGCCTGCACAATACAGCATCATTTTATCCTCGGTCGCTACTAGAAAGGACTACTATGGTACGGATTTTTACTCTCCCCTTATGCATTCCCGCTTCCACATACCACCCCCCCCCCCTAACCGAAGTCCCCCCCTCTCTGCAGGCGGCACATCTCTCTCTAGCATGTCAGCCACCCTGATAATTGACGACACTCAGATCCCCACTCTAGATGAATTTATCAACAAAATCAG CGGCATGCAGTTTCCCGACGTCACAGGCGATTTGGCTCCCCAAGGGCAGTTCCCGGCCCCAATAGAAGGTTCCATTGCCGATCTGCTGGGACTGGCCCGCAGAGGGAAAAACAATGTG GCCGATGTTTTTAAATGCAAAGTGGAGCTCACCAACATAAGGATGAAAAACAGCTGGTATTACAACAGCTGTAGTATTTGCGAGGCCAAAAAGAGCATTTCGAGGCAGTATGGCGGCTTTTGGTGTGAATCGTGTGACAAAAATGATCCCGAGCCAATTGCGAG GTTTCGCATTCAGTTTGATGTCCGAGACTCGACCGGTGAAACCGTTGTGGTCCTTTTTGATGAAACAGCTGAACCGCTGACTGGGACAACTGCTAAGGCCCTGTTGGCTGGACAAGATGCG GCGACCTGCACAACAGTCTTACCGAATGCACTTGCTAATCTGCTTACTACTAGCCAAGTTTTGCTGTTGAAGATTAACTCCTACTATGAACATGGAACATATGAGAGTTTTAATTGCATAAAAGTTTACTTGGATGAAAAGCCTCATGCGTCTGTCTTGGCCAAAAGTGTGGAACCGGCTACCTTTTATCCAGCTGCTAAGGGAGGGGCTGCATCAACCCTCCCGTCATCCACAACTCCAAAAGGGGTGAAGAGATCAATTGAAATCTCTACTCCAACAAAGGCATTGGAACGACCTAGCCGCCGCAA GTTTGTTGTCACAACGTCTGACTCAGAAGACGACCCACCCGCTGGTGCAGTAAACGAGACGGATAAGGCTGGGCTGAGCCAG TTTAAACGCACGTTTTCTTTTATTGGCTTCCCTGTTTGGCCTTATGATATGGCCCGAAAAAATAATCTCATTGTTTTGGTTTTTGAATAA